One Cydia amplana chromosome 18, ilCydAmpl1.1, whole genome shotgun sequence DNA segment encodes these proteins:
- the LOC134656379 gene encoding uncharacterized protein LOC134656379: MNKFILCAVLAFYVASTVQSGDFQENLVNGYRALIADIQMRTQKSREDMDTLVSQIKLLMKNEADKAINYMTVYLEQISLYFQVIIHDRKPRNGTYCKESIVKLLGENLQLADENVTLCLALGYQRVQRLPEKLQVHFETLENLKKYSASKLFECQKQQQVGGNCSHESQDLERTVFLYETSPFPVVMAEIGIHGFKEVSDLSVCLKDIISRMMTHSVKVIGDFNRCIHNIEMPKLKYLLKFMKKYA; encoded by the exons ATGAATAAGTTTATACTTTGTGCTGTACTGGCTTTCTACGTTGCGTCAACTGTGCAG TCTGGAGACTTTCAGGAGAACTTAGTAAATGGCTACCGAGCGCTTATCGCAGACATTCAAATGCGAACACAGAAGTCGAGAGAAGATATGGATACGCTGGTGTCACAAATAAAACTACTCATGAAAAACGAAGCCGACAAGGCGATAAACTACATGACTGTCTATTTGGAACAAATATCGTTGTATTTTCAA GTAATCATACACGATCGGAAACCTCGGAACGGCACATATTGTAAAGAAAGTATCGTCAAGCTACTGGGAGAAAATCTGCAACTTGCCGATGAAAATGTCACTCTGTGCCTCGCTTTAGGTTACCAGCGAGTGCAGAGGTTACCAG aaAAACTACAAGTACACTTTGAAAcgttagaaaacttaaaaaaatattcggcATCCAAATTATTTGAGTGCCAGAAGCAACAGCAAGTTGGTGGCAACTGTTCTCATGAGAGTCAAGATCTGGAGCGGACCGTG TTCCTCTACGAAACATCGCCGTTTCCAGTGGTGATGGCGGAGATAGGCATACATGGCTTCAAAGAAGTTTCGGATCTGAGCGTTTGCCTGAAAGACATAATCTCCCGAATGATGACGCACTCGGTAAAAGTAATCGGCGACTTCAATAGATGCATCCACAACATAGAAATGCCGAAACTGAAGTACCTATTGAAATTCATGAAGAAATATGCTTAA